In the genome of Poecilia reticulata strain Guanapo linkage group LG16, Guppy_female_1.0+MT, whole genome shotgun sequence, one region contains:
- the znf1035 gene encoding zinc finger protein 1035, whose translation MAHGWNSYFPNIPPRSSDPRRRTADSGRPLSQHIGNFTGHHDFSGTRGSREVPVPHTNFNANYCRNNSFEAPRSDCAYNRYYERQWQADRQHMGRDYPQRCRNRDFPNYSSNQFSTSGSYHSSFAPDFHHPKQDRDMRNMSYRGSSSATNNYSDTDAREARPSCKFTQINVFPRPKTDIVSNESSTKYLYPPAGNQTSQNARLCPNMSETSSFSVKGYREHNHSSATSSDARTKGNECDGNVYHHPKQKIDGDRDLAKAAYSDFQMTEKCSGDGNRQHLVDKEDESPNLTDSTGDQDPVVNDNMLQKSQALESLWEKSDSLNEELLNEKTSLSPVSTNGEDELIENDQHERGIQDASYPLTLNEASSSDRNDDEQSESISSSNNPDLEFSLQLPESQSCESLRGVSDSHSSDSNAGTNICQEKQKDEQFSNSAVEEKSTLSPDVDCCRSGDTKGQSSEEMIERKNKDGASDVMSSHSSVTDERLQTHKEATSTAKSNMNSEVPDCCGSTAINDSISKNSSPNNSSLQPSSPGTDVDPTVEMEKRSPSEKITPIFSQGGCTPNLTDFISDDLGDKNHNCVEDHTESTLKQGDLDTNLHTVPENESPSKKIAPNSPSQGSSPTLTSETISADTIDIVRNSDFPLKENSSDTDLHTDEEMRNPLDKEAPNSPSNPESSPSPIHDTASNDNDDSINHSELLHPNVLNTDLLPSHSEEWTSPVESTKTTSHTDPECITRALKTESNTQDFSESKSCLQPDAGFDVNSLSEEKSDSQEENTNSAFFQDPHNSINDSFSTQEQAEYDLHFPEDTKDSFEKLDFSSSEPSLLYGEPLSGDESSCGDVETYNTSYQLQETPGERPDEDPLDQLKPPSPQLTSSICMRPFMHPVVVLMNMESTEINNAYNCADCLHTANSVDSLIEHHYCCHPMPSYQFCKTCDVYMLKNKQDKDHLCGEVISEKKNCGRHKCSRCRLLFSKKVHYIKHMRDHTGRTPYRCIGCGVYFSQSSALNHHRKVPGRCKQSLSAKKTDPVVVKTPKPTQKIQAPNRSYKSMTQCYVRLLDISKTNICHSCGKIFSTKRKLKKHIYNMHKRKNMASLFYTAETSSLYKCPLCPRLFKYSYNRARHLRFCIQSAINGDKKKVGDKYVCPLCKAAFTAASNRYRHIKLTCLRETINHLARERVRLRKTSGMENEQRPSSKESVRITQEKGGEAKQQVPQSSGMSRIQYKCNHCPAIFSHPSGKYRHMKKHELFKHTGKIIKYRKSVMPKPSSPDDTVTEESTSQPDIAEDCPKPTLTCRFCGLHFHVLSTLKKHERNHRGERPYRCLECRKGFKKLTHLISHRVVHQKRIQCTVCRKILPTIGDLIQHRSSHPREKKGMLQCPECPAKFQYPVYLFRHLQTHRNKDKSIRKSEGETLMKPQQSSESVKEKKSHKLFRCSLCKETFDDAQILRTHSLTHISKSSLNQCPYCKKKFTSRHSLIRHMVKHTGDKPFSCVNCGRQFYKSIYLKIHSETCTPPINSPPKVEDTSNLMNKRYCCTICPRRFWKKNRLQMHLIAHKNKSLHQCTNCSQYFGVNMISRHKLLCITTQENSSADQSTNGSFESNSIQVSQKSQQTPSNSNAKNLFKLKCSYCPKRFRFRSLLLRHSVTHTGLQPFKCIHCNQRFKNQTLCKNHEAFCDCRSETSQPKLKVNDEADMTSQEFPSEADVELKCKFCTKTFVKARSLRHHILTHNEVKPYRCKACDSCFSRYDHLKVHQALCKSKKTRLEVRIPKISLEDVGRGWQSKCYLRPLDEQETFECKVCLKSFPTERKLSRHNTMFHTVKKFKCSRCGSAFSHEKTLKQHQRVKRCKKPTNESHTSLQESNQPTDNIANQLDGVRKRILVKIHPLFNKDLKFVCSYCPRAFKNSWQLNVHTRLHTGERPYSCKHCGEKFIRSDYLIRHYPKCKDATQPGSALCDRCGGFFSEKQLEHHKKTCILISSSPNISKSKQASPQGPPKGFSCAYCSSRFLLFSQLQEHFLSTHTLETDAQPMAAAPLQQLLSNIPKIKEEPVDESYGKASSNHAGVLSEPGAALMSDTSDQFVCQQCNMRFNNRAGLIGHQRAHATKTPYNCKNCNKGFWNKTQQRNHIRKCRNVTQCLDIPVKAEIDDAFVSKSKDNFRTVATTTRAKVSPTNVTCKEEPEDESTQSSYGNRDSTNSKAEKKSVQYQCSECEKSFTDGLLLISHLEDHGREEQERRANKCSKCGRRFSNQGNLRRHMKLHMAHPRYFCSLCTRVFSTMSELENHNTSHDSSNKPFSCKLCEQRFLTRLALCEHYSGEHADEIFHCQCCSKVYASKRSLYRHYKKWHPKEIRDIRSANLQRGGADQQSSSHVSTNGDSDDDQNLGSDSDSDSAPYFPCHVCGKTFPTSESLEDHQLCHLGKKPHECAECGKCFFQASQLQQHQRMHKSEFQCQTCGRGFVTLFALRNHKHSHGRSRPFRCSKCDLGFAGPTQLAEHMSTHREESFPCDICNKIFQSKSSRAEHRKIHSVLGDGASPSGSKGEHKQSKSVFGYSTEFRYRCGICNERFRDPEELSEHGCLEAVERPYICTECNKHFLHASHLKKHRNTHQLSWSDREYPCNQCNSSFSSSQRFLRHLETHVGTATGDVQEQDSSDGFICPVCHQCFASATELIHHFPTHPDCTPETEKAKCDATEGELEEHELVQPTTPAEYECSLCSGIFLGKEALRDHLCALQDQKEVENTTSDLADASSAHQAAWDEEEVDVTGEDLYKCHECTMQFSSKSSLLEHQNNQHSNNWKEFKCETCGKSFAKKRYLRKHQLRQHGPKEHAATTADLDKTFKCVQCRAKFYTTQDLSDHMRLHAEKQAGEYRCDMCYKSFSKRALLRQHQESHVGEVVYECTECDKAFAFPHLLEEHQHSHAAPSE comes from the coding sequence ATGGCTCATGGCTGGAATTCATACTTCCCAAACATTCCACCTCGTTCATCAGATCCTCGAAGGAGGACGGCGGACTCGGGTAGACCTCTGTCCCAGCATATAGGGAACTTCACTGGACATCATGACTTCTCCGGTACACGGGGCTCACGAGAAGTCCCTGTACCACACACAAACTTCAACGCAAACTATTGCAGAAATAACAGTTTTGAAGCTCCAAGATCAGACTGTGCCTATAATAGGTACTATGAAAGACAATGGCAAGCTGATAGACAACACATGGGAAGGGATTACCCACAAAGATGCAGGAACAGAGATTTTCCCAATTATTCTTCAAACCAGTTTTCAACATCGGGATCGTATCATTCATCATTTGCACCAGATTTTCATCATCCTAAGCAAGACCGAGACATGCGGAACATGTCATATCGTGGGAGCTCCTCTGCTACAAACAACTACTCTGACACTGATGCAAGGGAAGCAAGGCCCTCATGCAAATTcactcaaataaatgtttttcctcgGCCTAAAACGGACATTGTTTCAAATGAAAGCTCAACAAAATACCTTTACCCTCCAGCTGGAAATCAAACTTCACAGAATGCAAGACTGTGTCCTAATATGTCAGAGACAAGTTCATTTTCAGTCAAAGGTTACAGGGAACACAACCACTCTTCTGCTACCTCTTCTGATGCAAGGACGAAAGGGAATGAATGCGATGGAAATGTTTATCATCATCCAAAACAAAAGATTGACGGGGACAGAGATCTTGCAAAAGCTGCATATTCAGACTTCCAAATGACTGAGAAATGTTCTGGAGATGGAAATCGTCAGCATCTAGTGGACAAGGAGGATGAGTCTCCAAACTTAACTGACTCAACTGGTGATCAAGACCCAGTTGTAAATGACAACATGCTGCAAAAAAGTCAGGCCTTAGAAAGCCTTTGGGAAAAATCAGACTCATTGAATGAGGAACTTCTTAATGAGAAAACATCGTTAAGTCCAGTTTCCACTAATGGCGAAGATGAACTAATAGAAAATGACCAACATGAAAGAGGAATCCAGGACGCATCTTACCCGCTGACCCTGAATGAAGCAAGTTCTTCAGATCGCAATGATGATGAGCAAAGTGAAAGCATCTCAAGTAGCAACAACCCTGACTTAGAGTTCAGTTTGCAGTTACCTGAATCACAATCCTGTGAAAGTCTTCGTGGAGTGAGTGATAGTCATTCAAGTGACTCCAATGCAGGTACAAATATTTGtcaagagaaacagaaagatgaACAATTTTCAAATTCAGCAGTGGAGGAAAAGTCAACTCTTTCTCCAGACGTAGATTGTTGCAGGTCAGGTGATACGAAGGGCCAGTCTTCTGAAGAGATGATTGAAcgtaaaaacaaagatggagccAGTGATGTAATGTCATCGCATAGTTCAGTTACAGATGAACGTctccaaacacacaaagaggCTACAAGTACAGCAAAGTCAAACATGAATTCCGAAGTTCCAGATTGTTGTGGCTCCACTGCTATCAATGACAGCATTTCGAAGAATTCTAGTCCGAATAATTCCTCCTTGCAACCTTCATCTCCAGGTACTGACGTTGATCCTACtgtagaaatggaaaaaaggagCCCATCAGAAAAAATAACCCCAATTTTCTCCCAAGGTGGTTGTACCCCTAATCTAACTGACTTTATTTCTGATGACCTTGGTGACAAAAACCATAACTGTGTGGAAGATCATACAGAATCCACACTAAAACAAGGTGATTTGGACACAAACTTGCACACAGTTCCTGAAAATGAAAGCCCATCAAAAAAGATTGCACCAAATTCTCCAAGTCAAGGTTCTAGTCCCACTCTCACAAGTGAGACTATCTCTGCGGATACTATTGATATTGTCAGAAATTCGGACttccctttaaaagaaaatagttcaGACACAGACTTGCATACTGATGAGGAAATGAGAAACCCACTAGACAAGGAAGCTCCAAATTCGCCTTCAAATCCAGAATCTAGTCCCAGTCCCATTCATGACACTGCATCTAATGATAATGATGACAGCATTAATCATTCAGAGCTCTTGCACCCTAATGTCTTGAACACAGATCTGCTTCCCAGTCATTCAGAGGAATGGACAAGTCCAGTTGAGAGCACAAAAACTACCTCCCATACAGATCCAGAATGTATAACCAGAGCtttgaaaactgaaagtaacaCACAAGATTTCAGTGAGTCAAAGTCTTGTTTACAACCCGATGCAGGATTTGATGTCAATTCACTGTCGGAAGAGAAATCAGACAGTCAAGAGGAGAATACAAATTCAGCCTTCTTCCAAGATCCCCATAATTCAATAAATGACAGTTTTTCAACCCAAGAACAAGCTGAATATGATTTACATTTTCCTGAAGATACAAAGGACTCATTTGAAAAGTTGGATTTCTCCTCGTCAGAACCAAGTTTATTGTATGGGGAGCCTCTCTCTGGAGATGAGTCTTCATGTGGCGATGTTGAAACGTACAATACCTCATATCAACTTCAAGAAACACCAGGGGAGAGACCTGATGAGGACCCACTGGACCAGTTGAAACCGCCATCACCTCAACTGACTTCTTCCATATGTATGAGACCCTTCATGCACCCCGTTGTTGTATTGATGAACATGGAGTCAACAGAGATAAATAACGCCTACAACTGTGCTGATTGCCTACACACAGCCAACAGTGTAGATAGTCTAATTGAGCACCACTACTGTTGTCATCCAATGCCAAGTTATCAATTTTGCAAGACGTGTGATGTTTAtatgttgaaaaataaacaagacaaaGACCATTTGTGTGGTGAGGTCATCtcagagaagaaaaactgtGGTCGGCACAAGTGCAGTAGGTGCAGACTCttattttccaaaaaagttCACTACATCAAGCATATGCGTGATCACACTGGTCGAACACCTTATAGGTGCATTGGGTGTGGTGTATATTTTTCACAGTCTAGTGCTCTGAATCATCACAGAAAAGTTCCTGGGAGGTGCAAGCAATCTCTGTCAGCTAAGAAGACGGACCCTGTTGTTGTAAAAACCCCAAAACCAACCCAGAAAATCCAGGCTCCAAACCGTTCATATAAAAGCATGACGCAATGTTATGTCAGGCTTCTTGACATCTCCAAAACGAATATATGTCATTCTTGTGGCAAAATTTTTTCAACCAAGAGAAAGCTCAAAAAACACATCTACAACAtgcacaaaaggaaaaacatggCTTCCTTGTTCTACACAGCTGAGACTAGTTCATTATATAAATGTCCTCTATGTCCGCGACTTTTCAAGTATTCCTACAACAGGGCTCGGCATTTACGTTTCTGCATCCAAAGTGCAATAAATGGAGACAAGAAGAAAGTTGGTGACAAATATGTCTGTCCCTTGTGCAAGGCTGCTTTCACAGCAGCGTCCAACAGATATAGACATATTAAACTAACCTGCCTGCGAGAAACCATTAATCACCTCGCAAGGGAGAGGGTGCGATTACGTAAAACGTCTGGGATGGAAAATGAGCAGAGACCAAGCTCAAAAGAATCTGTACGCATAACACAAGAGAAGGGGGGAGAAGCAAAACAGCAGGTACCCCAAAGTTCAGGAATGTCCCGCATTCAGTACAAATGCAATCACTGTCCAGCAATTTTTTCCCATCCCTCTGGAAAGTACAGACACATGAAAAAACACGAGTTATTTAAGCACACTGGTAAAATAATCAAGTATAGGAAATCTGTCATGCCCAAACCATCCTCTCCAGATGACACAGTAACCGAAGAGAGCACCAGTCAGCCAGACATTGCAGAAGACTGCCCAAAACCTACTTTGACCTGTCGCTTTTGTGGACTACATTTTCATGTTCTGTCGACACTAAAGAAACATGAACGCAATCATCGTGGCGAAAGACCATACCGCTGTCTGGAGTGTAGAAAGGGATTTAAGAAACTTACTCATCTGATTAGTCACAGAGTTGTCCACCAGAAGAGGATACAATGCACAGTTTGCAGAAAGATTCTACCTACAATTGGAGATTTGATCCAGCACCGAAGCTCCCACCCTAGAGAGAAAAAGGGAATGCTTCAATGCCCAGAGTGCCCAGCAAAGTTTCAGTATCCGGTATATCTGTTTAGGCATCTTCAGACgcacagaaataaagacaaatccATACGTAAGTCTGAAGGGGAAACTCTTATGAAACCACAACAGTCCTCGGAATCTgtcaaagagaagaaaagccaCAAGTTGTTCCGATGTTCGTTGTGCAAAGAAACATTTGATGATGCGCAAATACTAAGAACACACTCCCTCACACATATTTCCAAATCTTCTTTAAACCAGTGTCCATACTGCAAGAAGAAATTTACAAGTCGTCATTCTCTGATACGTCACATGGTTAAGCACACCGGGGACAAACCCTTTTCCTGTGTCAACTGTGGAAGACAGTTTTATAAATCGATATACCTCAAAATTCACTCAGAGACCTGCACACCTCCAATAAACAGTCCCCCTAAAGTAGAAGACACTAGTAATCTGATGAACAAACGATATTGTTGTACAATTTGTCCCCgcagattttggaaaaaaaaccgtttacaaatgcatttaattGCCCACAAGAATAAGTCACTCCATCAGTGTACAAACTGCAGCCAATACTTTGGAGTAAACATGATCTCTCGTCACAAATTGCTTTGCATCACTACCCAAGAGAACTCCTCTGCTGATCAATCAACTAATGGTAGTTTTGAATCAAACTCAATCCAAGTGAGTCAGAAAAGCCAACAAACGCCTTCAAACTCCAATGCAAAGAACCTGTTCAAGCTTAAGTGCTCCTACTGCCCAAAGCGATTCAGGTTCAGATCACTTTTACTTCGACACAGTGTTACACATACTGGTCTGCAACCCTTCAAATGTATACACTGTAACCAAAGATTCAAGAATCAAACTCTGTGTAAAAATCATGAAGCCTTTTGTGACTGTAGGTCAGAAACATCTCAGCCAAAGCTCAAAGTGAATGATGAGGCAGATATGACATCACAAGAATTCCCATCGGAGGCTGACGTTGAGTTGAAATGCAAATTCTGCACCAAGACCTTTGTGAAAGCACGAAGCCTGAGGCATCACATTCTGACACATAACGAGGTGAAGCCGTATCGTTGCAAAGCCTGTGACAGCTGCTTTTCACGATATGATCATCTTAAAGTGCACCAGGCTctgtgtaaaagtaaaaagacacGGCTAGAGGTGAGAATCCCCAAAATCAGCCTGGAAGATGTTGGAAGAGGTTGGCAAAGTAAATGCTACCTGAGGCCGCTTGATGAGCAAGAGACTTTTGAATGCAAGGTTTGCTTGAAAAGCTTCCCAACTGAGAGGAAACTGTCCAGACACAATACTATGTTCCACACTGTAAAGAAATTCAAGTGTTCACGTTGCGGTTCAGCCTTTTCTCACgagaaaactctgaaacagcACCAAAGGgtgaaaagatgcaaaaaaccaacaaatgaaTCGCATACTTCACTGCAGGAAAGTAATCAACCAACTGACAATATTGCCAATCAACTTGATGGCGTAAGGAAAAGGATTTTGGTGAAAATTCATCCTTTATTTAACAAAGACTTGAAGTTTGTATGCAGCTACTGCCCCCGTGCGTTCAAAAACAGCTGGCAATTAAATGTGCACACACGGTTACACACGGGGGAGAGACCGTATTCGTGCAAGCACTGTGGAGAGAAATTTATTAGAAGTGATTATCTTATACGTCATTATCCCAAGTGCAAGGACGCGACTCAGCCGGGCAGTGCTCTCTGCGACAGGtgtggtggatttttttctgaaaaacaacttGAACACCACAAAAAAACTTGCATTCTAATCTCAAGCTCaccaaacatttctaaaagcaAGCAGGCATCCCCTCAGGGCCCACCAAAAGGCTTTTCATGTGCATACTGCAGTTCACGGTTCTTGCTGTTTTCCCAACtccaagaacattttttaagtacACACACGCTGGAAACGGATGCTCAGCCCATGGCAGCTGCTCCGCTGCAACAACTTCTGTCCAATATCCCAAAAATTAAAGAAGAGCCTGTGGATGAAAGTTATGGAAAAGCATCCAGTAATCATGCTGGTGTATTGTCCGAACCAGGAGCAGCTCTAATGTCTGACACCTCAGATCAGTTTGTCTGCCAGCAGTGTAACATGCGTTTCAATAACAGAGCAGGACTAATTGGTCATCAGCGTGCGCatgcaacaaaaacaccatACAACTGTAAAAACTGCAACAAGGGCTTCTGGAACAAGACTCAACAGCGCAATCACAtcagaaaatgtagaaatgttacCCAATGCCTGGACATTCCTGTTAAAGCAGAGATTGATGATGCGTTTGTCTCCAAGTCCAAAGATAATTTCAGAACGgtagcaacaacaacaagagcAAAGGTTTCACCAACCAATGTCACCTGCAAGGAAGAGCCAGAGGATGAATCAACACAAAGCTCCTATGGAAATCGGGACAGTACCAACtccaaagcagaaaagaaatcTGTACAGTACCAATGTTCAGAATGCGAGAAAAGCTTCACTGATGGTCTGTTGCTCATAAGTCACCTTGAAGACCATGGAAGGGAGGAACAAGAGAGAAGAGCAAATAAATGTTCCAAATGTGGACGAAGGTTCTCTAATCAAGGAAACCTGAGAAGACACATGAAACTGCATATGGCCCACCCGAGATACTTCTGTTCCCTTTGCACCAGGGTCTTTAGCACCATGTCTGAGCTTGAAAATCACAACACAAGTCATGATAGTAGTAATAAGCCCTTTTCCTGCAAATTGTGTGAGCAACGTTTTTTGACAAGGCTAGCCTTATGTGAACATTACAGTGGAGAGCATGCTGATGAGATATTTCATTGCCAGTGCTGCAGCAAAGTGTACGCATCCAAAAGGTCGCTGTATAGACACTATAAAAAATGGCATCCAAAAGAAATTAGGGACATTAGGAGTGCAAATCTGCAAAGGGGAGGTGCTGACCAGCAATCTAGCAGTCATGTAAGTACCAACGGTGACAGTGATGACGATCAAAACCTTGGCAGTGACAGCGATTCTGACTCTGCCCCTTATTTCCCATGCCATGTGTGTGGGAAGACATTCCCAACATCTGAAAGTCTTGAGGATCACCAGTTGTGTCATCTGGGCAAAAAGCCACATGAATGTGCAGAATGTGGTAAATGTTTCTTCCAGGCATCCCAGCTTCAGCAGCATCAGCGTATGCATAAGTCTGAGTTTCAATGTCAGACATGCGGGAGAGGATTTGTTACGCTCTTTGCGTTACGGAACCATAAGCATTCTCATGGGAGGAGTCGTCCATTCCGTTGTTCCAAATGTGACCTCGGTTTTGCTGGACCCACACAACTAGCGGAGCATATGTCCACCCACCGTGAAGAGAGCTTTCCATGCGATATCTGCAATAAGATTTTCCAGAGCAAGAGCAGCAGAGCCGAGCATCGGAAGATCCACTCAGTTTTAGGTGACGGTGCCTCACCTTCAGGTTCAAAGGGAGAGCATAAACAGTCTAAAAGTGTGTTTGGATATAGCACAGAGTTCAGGTACCGCTGTGGCATCTGCAATGAGCGCTTCAGAGATCCAGAAGAACTCTCAGAGCATGGCTGCTTGGAAGCTGTAGAGCGACCCTACATTTGCACAGAGtgcaataaacattttcttcatgcATCTCACCTGAAGAAGCACCGGAACACCCATCAGCTGTCATGGTCTGATCGGGAATATCCGTGCAATCAGTGCAACAGTAGTTTTTCCTCATCTCAACGCTTCCTCCGTCATCTTGAAACCCATGTTGGCACAGCAACCGGAGACGTTCAAGAACAAGACTCATCAGATGGGTTCATATGTCCAGTTTGCCACCAATGTTTTGCCAGTGCCACAGAACTGATCCATCATTTTCCAACGCACCCTGATTGTACACCTGAAACGGAAAAGGCTAAATGCGACGCCACTGAAGGTGAGCTTGAAGAACATGAACTGGTTCAGCCTACGACACCCGCTGAATATGAATGTTCACTGTGCAGTGGAATCTTTCTGGGGAAAGAGGCTCTTCGAGACCATCTATGTGCCTTGCAAGACCAGAAAGAAGTGGAGAATACAACCTCTGATCTAGCTGATGCAAGTTCAGCTCATCAGGCTGCATGGGACGAAGAGGAAGTGGACGTTACTGGAGAGGACCTGTACAAGTGCCATGAGTGCACAATGCAGTTCTCCTCCAAAAGCAGCCTCCTGGAGCATCAGAACAATCAACACTCCAACAATTGGAAGGAGTTCAAATGTGAGACCTGTGGAAAGTCATTCGCCAAGAAACGATATCTCAGAAAGCATCAGCTCAGACAACATGGTCCCAAAGAGCATGCCGCCACGACAGCCGACCTGGACAAGACTTTCAAGTGCGTCCAGTGTCGAGCCAAATTCTACACAACCCAGGATTTATCTGACCACATGAGACTGCACGCTGAAAAACAAGCTGGAGAGTACCGTTGTGACATGTGCTACAAGTCATTCAGCAAGCGGGCACTCCTTAGACAGCATCAGGAAAGCCATGTTGGTGAGGTCGTGTACGAATGCACAGAATGTGACAAAGCTTTTGCTTTTCCTCACCTTCTGGAAGAACATCAGCATTCTCACGCTGCACCCTCTGAGTAA